The Geomonas ferrireducens genome includes a window with the following:
- a CDS encoding response regulator, producing MKKTFFPTLRGRLAFWFTTLCLVPLAMITTLIYVQRVRLATSLMLDKLAAVTALRQDQINSVLDNLIVDVTTVSSGRTVQVAARALLAERNALGDSARDSFPLLRGYQGGYEPVSDISIVAEDGTILLSTDAERRGQRIARPEIAAAALHDATPIIGEAYVFGSEASASLDLAAPIKGEGVPVKAVVVVRYNLRKLLSVITENRTGMGQSGEVVLVNRDAQPLVGLRSLPDSVLKVRLKGKPALMAAAGQSGIARTTDYRGVDVLSAYAHIPRTGWGLVCKQDSTDIYTPIKRMLYLTYGLSVLIGILVFFFAWRLAMGISAPLVKLSDAAGEIQGGDYAVRIEPEGTLEQVALAGAFNNMAGTLQLKMAAQDAMLRLSERLVDAASLDEFFQRLLPVFCEITGAKLAAAFVKDAEADHFVPACAIGADCARMRRYSRAGLEGELGILLASRRITRYAPEPDGSSLRLLAPFGEIVPAEIVTIPVEVDGELCAFISLACDKPFASWVHETLEMVLMPLGSAYARILAEEDVHRLASELAVKNAELTQQSEELVQQSTELAQQSDELARRNRVLDQQKQLLEEATRLKSEFLSNMSHELRTPLNSVLALTRVLAVQGGERLTSDEKGYLSIIEKNGKHLLSLINDILDLAKIESGRQDLYLEAVAPERIAAEVVDGLAVLAGEKEIALELRAPEPVPPMVVDVKKLRQMLQNLVGNAVKFTQHGSVTLRLMPLEGELLFEVEDTGIGIAPQYLDSIFHEFRQADGSTSRSYEGTGLGLAIVKKTARLLGGDVSVTSELGRGSLFILRLPLDCSRAAGPAQSALVAPAQAPPHQVPGRPILVVDDDPEAVSLIAGHLAQAGFETLTALNGPDALRLALARHPFAITLDIMMPDMDGWEVMRELKEHPETADIPVVIISLSEDRETGVALGAVGVIAKPVGKEQLMETFARLAGAGCRLVLVVDDSEFDRYFIASMFKEQGLDVLMAENGPEALELAAADYPDLITLDLLMPGMDGAAVLDRLRSNESTADIPVVVITSKELSAVELQRLSSGVSAVLSKNALDREVVLEELVKTLTRLGWQLPERRGPKGARILIVEDSEAATIQLRFALESAGFCVDAVSGGRHALTYLKTHVPDGIILDIMMPEVDGFEVLEAVRSSSLTKEVPVLVMTAKTLSPGEHDRLRELAVRHLVQKGDVELQELLRRVYEMLGAVTLFRGEAATLSLPAVPAEACWVGDGSLLVIEDNHDNLTTLKAVLGTGYRIIEAVDGAAGVEAARRSLPSLILLDMHLPVLDGFQVLQRLKRDPATAAIPVVALTASAMAGDRERALAAGCAGYLSKPYQPEELQELVARYLAPAQLTAPEQAAPCEELPT from the coding sequence ATGAAAAAAACGTTCTTCCCCACCCTGAGGGGGCGCCTCGCCTTCTGGTTCACGACCCTCTGTCTGGTGCCACTTGCTATGATCACCACCCTGATCTACGTGCAGCGCGTGCGGCTTGCCACCTCGCTCATGCTCGACAAGCTGGCGGCCGTCACCGCGCTGCGCCAGGACCAGATCAACTCGGTCCTCGACAACCTGATCGTCGACGTCACCACGGTGAGCTCCGGGAGAACGGTACAGGTCGCAGCCCGTGCGCTGCTAGCCGAGCGGAATGCCCTTGGCGATAGCGCCCGGGATAGTTTTCCCCTCTTGCGCGGCTACCAGGGTGGATACGAGCCGGTGTCCGACATTTCCATCGTGGCCGAGGACGGGACCATCCTTTTAAGTACCGATGCAGAACGGCGCGGCCAGCGCATAGCGAGACCCGAGATCGCCGCTGCAGCATTGCACGACGCGACCCCCATCATCGGCGAGGCGTACGTTTTCGGCAGCGAGGCGAGTGCAAGCCTCGACCTCGCCGCACCGATCAAGGGGGAAGGGGTCCCGGTAAAGGCGGTCGTCGTGGTGCGCTACAACCTGCGCAAACTTCTTTCCGTCATCACCGAGAACCGTACCGGCATGGGGCAAAGCGGCGAAGTCGTGCTGGTGAACCGCGACGCCCAGCCCCTGGTCGGGCTGCGCTCCCTCCCGGACTCCGTCTTGAAGGTCCGGCTCAAGGGGAAACCGGCCCTCATGGCGGCCGCAGGGCAAAGCGGCATCGCACGCACCACGGATTACCGCGGCGTCGACGTCCTATCCGCCTATGCCCACATCCCGCGCACCGGTTGGGGGCTCGTCTGCAAGCAGGATTCCACCGACATCTACACGCCCATCAAGCGGATGTTGTACCTCACCTACGGGCTGAGCGTCTTGATAGGCATCCTCGTCTTTTTCTTCGCATGGCGGCTCGCCATGGGGATCAGCGCGCCGCTCGTGAAGCTTTCCGACGCGGCCGGCGAGATCCAGGGTGGAGATTACGCCGTGCGGATAGAGCCGGAAGGGACCCTGGAGCAGGTCGCCCTTGCCGGTGCCTTCAACAACATGGCCGGGACGCTGCAGCTTAAGATGGCCGCTCAGGACGCCATGCTGCGTCTGTCGGAACGTCTGGTGGATGCCGCTTCCTTGGACGAATTTTTCCAGCGCCTTCTCCCGGTTTTCTGCGAGATCACCGGGGCGAAGCTGGCGGCGGCCTTCGTGAAGGACGCCGAAGCGGACCACTTCGTGCCCGCCTGCGCCATCGGCGCCGACTGTGCCAGAATGCGCCGCTACAGCCGCGCAGGGCTCGAGGGGGAACTCGGCATCCTGCTCGCTTCCCGGCGCATCACCCGTTACGCCCCCGAACCGGACGGCTCGTCCCTGCGCCTGCTCGCTCCTTTCGGCGAGATCGTCCCTGCCGAGATCGTGACCATCCCGGTCGAGGTGGACGGCGAACTCTGCGCCTTCATCTCCCTTGCCTGCGACAAGCCCTTCGCCTCGTGGGTGCATGAAACCCTTGAGATGGTGCTCATGCCCCTTGGCTCCGCCTACGCCCGCATCCTTGCCGAAGAGGACGTGCACCGCCTCGCCTCGGAGCTTGCCGTCAAGAACGCCGAGCTCACCCAGCAGTCGGAGGAACTGGTGCAGCAGTCGACGGAGCTCGCCCAGCAGTCCGACGAGCTCGCCCGCAGAAACCGCGTACTGGACCAGCAAAAGCAGCTCCTCGAAGAGGCAACGCGGCTTAAGAGCGAATTCCTCTCGAACATGAGCCACGAACTGCGCACCCCGCTCAACTCGGTGCTGGCGCTCACCCGCGTCCTTGCGGTCCAGGGGGGGGAGCGGCTCACCTCGGACGAGAAGGGATATCTGTCCATCATCGAGAAAAACGGCAAGCACCTCCTCTCGCTCATAAACGACATCCTCGATCTGGCGAAGATCGAGTCGGGGCGCCAGGACCTCTACCTCGAGGCAGTGGCGCCCGAGCGGATCGCCGCCGAGGTGGTCGACGGGCTCGCCGTCTTGGCCGGCGAAAAGGAGATAGCGCTCGAGCTCCGTGCGCCCGAGCCCGTTCCCCCCATGGTCGTCGATGTGAAGAAGCTCCGCCAGATGCTGCAAAACCTCGTGGGGAACGCCGTCAAGTTCACGCAGCACGGCTCGGTCACCCTGCGGCTCATGCCGCTTGAGGGTGAGCTCCTTTTCGAGGTAGAGGACACCGGGATCGGCATCGCGCCGCAGTACCTGGACAGCATCTTCCACGAGTTCCGCCAGGCCGACGGCTCCACCTCCCGCTCCTACGAGGGGACCGGGCTCGGCCTTGCCATCGTCAAGAAGACGGCGCGCCTTCTCGGGGGCGACGTGAGTGTTACGAGCGAGCTGGGGCGGGGATCGCTCTTCATCCTGCGCCTGCCGCTTGACTGCAGCCGCGCGGCAGGTCCGGCCCAAAGCGCGCTGGTCGCACCTGCGCAGGCTCCGCCGCACCAGGTGCCGGGACGTCCCATCCTGGTGGTCGACGATGACCCCGAGGCGGTATCGCTCATAGCCGGACACCTGGCCCAGGCGGGGTTCGAGACGCTGACCGCGCTGAACGGCCCCGACGCGCTGAGGCTTGCGCTGGCAAGGCATCCTTTCGCCATCACCCTCGACATCATGATGCCCGATATGGACGGGTGGGAGGTGATGCGGGAACTCAAGGAGCATCCCGAGACGGCGGACATCCCGGTGGTGATCATCTCGCTCTCCGAGGACCGGGAAACCGGCGTTGCCCTCGGTGCCGTCGGGGTGATCGCCAAGCCCGTAGGGAAGGAACAGCTCATGGAGACCTTCGCGCGGCTTGCCGGCGCCGGGTGCCGCCTTGTGCTCGTCGTCGACGACAGCGAGTTTGACCGGTACTTCATCGCCTCCATGTTCAAGGAGCAGGGGCTCGACGTGCTCATGGCCGAGAACGGGCCGGAGGCTCTCGAGCTCGCCGCTGCCGACTACCCCGATCTGATCACCCTTGACCTGCTCATGCCCGGTATGGACGGCGCGGCGGTCCTCGACCGGTTGCGGTCGAACGAGAGCACCGCCGACATCCCGGTGGTGGTGATCACCTCGAAGGAGCTCTCGGCCGTCGAGCTGCAGCGCCTCTCCTCCGGGGTGAGCGCGGTCCTGTCCAAAAACGCCCTCGACCGCGAGGTCGTGCTCGAAGAGCTGGTGAAGACACTGACGCGGCTTGGCTGGCAACTTCCCGAGCGGCGCGGGCCGAAGGGGGCGCGCATCCTCATCGTCGAGGACAGCGAGGCGGCCACCATCCAGCTCCGCTTCGCGCTCGAATCGGCCGGTTTCTGCGTCGACGCGGTCTCCGGTGGGAGGCACGCGCTTACCTACCTGAAGACCCACGTTCCCGACGGGATCATCCTCGACATCATGATGCCGGAGGTGGACGGTTTCGAGGTGCTGGAGGCGGTACGCTCCTCGAGCCTCACCAAAGAGGTTCCCGTGCTCGTGATGACGGCGAAGACCCTTTCTCCCGGGGAGCATGACCGGCTGCGCGAGCTCGCCGTGCGCCACCTCGTGCAAAAAGGGGACGTCGAACTGCAGGAGCTCTTGCGCCGGGTCTACGAGATGCTGGGTGCGGTGACGCTCTTTCGGGGGGAGGCTGCAACGCTTTCTCTTCCGGCCGTCCCCGCCGAGGCGTGCTGGGTTGGAGACGGCTCGCTGCTCGTGATCGAGGACAACCATGACAACCTGACCACCCTGAAGGCGGTGCTCGGCACCGGGTACCGTATCATCGAGGCGGTGGATGGCGCCGCCGGGGTCGAAGCCGCGAGACGGTCGCTTCCGTCGCTCATCCTGCTCGACATGCATCTGCCAGTGCTGGACGGCTTCCAGGTGCTGCAGCGCCTGAAAAGGGATCCGGCAACGGCCGCCATCCCGGTCGTGGCGCTTACCGCCAGCGCCATGGCGGGAGACCGTGAAAGGGCCCTTGCCGCCGGGTGCGCGGGGTATCTCTCCAAGCCGTATCAGCCCGAGGAACTGCAGGAACTCGTGGCGCGTTACCTGGCGCCCGCCCAGCTCACCGCGCCCGAGCAGGCAGCACCATGCGAGGAACTGCCCACATGA
- a CDS encoding aldo/keto reductase, with product MKKVALGSTGLSINPLVFGTLPLGPLQASLSPDEGGRLIRYALERGVNLLDTAELYQTYPHIRRAIDGYTGEVFIASKTHANTAEGARAHVERALNELGLERLDIVHLHGARVADPFVERPDVIETLVRMKEEGKIAHVGLSSHFVAAIKKSVSHPEIEVVHPLINRTGMGIIDGSQEEMAEAIAACSAAGKGVYAMKALAGGNLISTARESLRFVLNLKGVHGIALGMLSEAEIDGNLALFHEGRADEELWSTLEGRRRKLTIMEAFCKGCGACVPACTNNALAMVDGKARVDDEACILCGYCGAACPEFMIRVV from the coding sequence ATGAAGAAAGTAGCGCTTGGCAGTACCGGTCTGAGCATCAACCCTCTCGTTTTCGGCACGCTTCCCCTCGGCCCCTTGCAGGCCTCCCTCTCTCCTGACGAGGGTGGACGCCTGATCCGCTACGCCCTCGAGCGCGGCGTGAACCTCCTCGACACCGCCGAGCTGTACCAGACCTACCCGCACATCCGCCGCGCCATCGACGGCTACACGGGCGAGGTCTTCATCGCCTCGAAAACGCACGCCAACACGGCTGAGGGGGCACGCGCCCACGTGGAGCGCGCCCTCAACGAGTTGGGTCTCGAACGCCTCGACATCGTGCACCTGCACGGCGCGCGGGTCGCCGATCCCTTCGTCGAGCGTCCGGATGTGATCGAGACCCTGGTGCGCATGAAGGAGGAGGGAAAGATCGCCCACGTAGGTCTCTCCTCTCACTTCGTCGCCGCCATAAAAAAGTCCGTGTCGCATCCCGAGATCGAAGTAGTGCACCCCCTGATCAACCGCACCGGCATGGGGATCATTGACGGGTCCCAGGAAGAGATGGCCGAGGCGATCGCCGCGTGCTCCGCCGCGGGGAAGGGGGTCTACGCCATGAAGGCGCTCGCCGGCGGAAACCTCATCTCGACCGCGCGGGAGAGCCTCCGTTTCGTGCTGAACCTCAAAGGGGTGCACGGCATCGCGCTCGGCATGCTCTCCGAGGCCGAGATCGACGGCAACCTCGCCCTTTTCCACGAGGGGCGCGCGGACGAGGAGCTCTGGAGCACCCTCGAGGGGAGGCGGCGCAAGCTCACCATCATGGAGGCCTTCTGCAAGGGGTGCGGCGCCTGCGTCCCGGCCTGCACCAACAACGCGCTCGCCATGGTGGACGGCAAGGCCCGGGTCGACGACGAGGCCTGCATCCTGTGCGGCTACTGCGGGGCGGCCTGTCCCGAGTTCATGATCCGGGTGGTTTAG
- a CDS encoding CheR family methyltransferase, protein MRETVAEIIQFLTLHFGEDFRSYAQGLVERRILERTAQLRLSDAAAYLDLLRSDPEEPCRLVRMLRIRFSSFFRDPLQFELLRSHVIPPMLLQGNGYFRAWSAACAGGEEACTLAIIIDETAKLLDHQVKVQIFATDIAEDALEEGRRGRYAAGSLGGVPLQRLNTYFTPDGGGYRIDPSILSMVTYSRHDLLDPHTYAPPESLFGGFDLIACRNFLMYLDPEGYLKVFDNLFRALNQGGVLMLGKAETVPDRYLQHLDRIFDCGNLYRKKQTGRS, encoded by the coding sequence TTGCGTGAGACGGTAGCTGAGATTATCCAGTTTTTGACGCTTCATTTCGGTGAGGACTTCCGGTCCTATGCACAGGGGCTCGTGGAAAGAAGGATCCTTGAGCGGACCGCCCAACTCCGGCTTTCCGATGCCGCGGCTTACCTGGACCTATTGCGGAGCGACCCAGAGGAGCCGTGTCGTCTCGTCCGCATGCTGCGCATCCGGTTCAGCAGCTTCTTTCGCGACCCGTTGCAGTTCGAACTTCTTCGTTCCCACGTGATCCCTCCCATGCTGCTGCAGGGGAACGGGTACTTCCGGGCCTGGTCCGCGGCGTGTGCCGGCGGCGAGGAAGCCTGTACCCTGGCGATCATCATCGACGAAACCGCCAAGCTCCTGGATCATCAGGTGAAGGTGCAGATCTTCGCCACCGACATCGCGGAGGACGCGCTGGAAGAGGGGCGCCGTGGACGCTACGCGGCGGGGAGCCTTGGGGGAGTGCCGCTGCAGCGGTTGAATACTTACTTCACTCCTGACGGGGGTGGCTACCGGATCGATCCGTCCATCCTCTCCATGGTTACCTATTCGCGGCACGATCTCCTCGATCCGCACACCTATGCACCGCCCGAATCCCTGTTCGGTGGGTTCGACCTCATCGCCTGCCGCAATTTCCTGATGTACCTCGATCCGGAGGGATACTTGAAGGTTTTCGACAACCTCTTCCGAGCCCTGAACCAGGGAGGGGTATTGATGCTCGGGAAGGCGGAAACGGTGCCTGATCGGTATCTTCAGCACCTGGATCGCATCTTCGACTGCGGCAACCTCTACCGCAAGAAGCAGACCGGGAGGAGCTGA
- a CDS encoding DUF1653 domain-containing protein, translating to MPVEPGRYRHYKGNYYEVIGTARHSETDEPMVVYRPLYGEGGLWVRPEAMFLEQVEVDGVLQPRFSRSLSD from the coding sequence ATGCCTGTCGAACCCGGCCGCTACCGGCACTACAAGGGAAACTACTACGAAGTCATAGGAACCGCGCGGCACAGTGAGACCGATGAACCTATGGTGGTGTACCGCCCGCTCTACGGCGAGGGTGGGCTTTGGGTGCGTCCGGAAGCGATGTTTCTGGAACAAGTCGAGGTCGATGGCGTGCTCCAGCCACGCTTCAGCCGCTCCCTTTCCGACTAG
- a CDS encoding NrtA/SsuA/CpmA family ABC transporter substrate-binding protein produces MQSLFRRLLITLFIALSLFGCSSKEEGAPSGQERKAAATYQGYRFGGDAVMDLGSQPITLPEAAVAELLSRDMTLEERLAMAGMELRVHPFFKGKDIAGYLATRQLDGGIFADMPTLTALATGNFVVVAQLKQGFASIISKRPMLVRDLKGRRVATGVGSAAHFALLSALESEGLSERDIKLVPMEVSEMAQALDNESIDAFSAWEPTPTITLAQHPEWHLINKGISYGFLCLRREFVAQHPEQVRELAASVARACMWMRLPGHLDQVSGWTISTAERFQGGALPLTAPQVNGLVRNDLLNIPAAPRISPALLSEEGLLYRKFLFLKQAGKIPQSTPWSRVRDSFDNEMLRKVMADGERFALQRFDYRSSDPSDGAK; encoded by the coding sequence ATGCAGAGTTTGTTTCGTCGTCTCCTGATCACCCTTTTCATCGCATTGTCTCTCTTTGGTTGCTCCTCCAAGGAGGAGGGTGCCCCCTCCGGGCAAGAGCGGAAGGCAGCCGCAACGTATCAGGGATACCGCTTCGGCGGCGACGCCGTCATGGACTTGGGCTCGCAACCGATCACCCTGCCGGAAGCTGCCGTTGCCGAGCTTTTGTCACGCGACATGACGCTCGAGGAGCGGCTCGCCATGGCCGGTATGGAGCTAAGGGTGCACCCCTTCTTCAAGGGAAAGGACATCGCAGGTTACCTCGCGACCAGACAGCTCGACGGCGGCATCTTCGCCGACATGCCGACCTTGACGGCCCTTGCCACCGGTAATTTCGTGGTAGTCGCCCAGCTCAAGCAGGGCTTTGCCTCCATCATCTCGAAACGTCCGATGCTCGTGCGCGACCTAAAGGGGCGACGCGTCGCCACCGGCGTAGGTTCAGCTGCACATTTCGCCCTTTTGAGCGCTCTTGAGAGCGAAGGGCTCTCCGAGCGCGACATAAAGCTCGTCCCGATGGAGGTCAGCGAGATGGCGCAGGCGCTCGACAACGAAAGCATCGACGCCTTCAGCGCCTGGGAACCGACGCCCACCATCACCCTGGCCCAACATCCGGAATGGCACTTGATCAACAAGGGGATCAGCTACGGCTTTCTCTGCCTGCGCCGCGAGTTCGTGGCACAGCACCCCGAGCAGGTGCGTGAGCTCGCGGCCTCGGTAGCGCGCGCCTGCATGTGGATGCGCCTGCCCGGGCACCTCGACCAGGTTTCCGGGTGGACCATCTCCACGGCGGAGCGGTTCCAGGGGGGGGCTCTGCCGCTCACCGCTCCCCAGGTAAACGGCCTCGTACGCAACGATCTGCTCAACATCCCGGCCGCCCCGCGCATATCCCCCGCCCTTCTCAGCGAAGAGGGGCTGCTCTACAGAAAGTTTCTCTTCCTGAAACAGGCGGGGAAGATCCCTCAGTCGACCCCCTGGTCCAGGGTGCGCGACTCCTTTGACAATGAAATGCTGCGCAAGGTGATGGCCGATGGGGAGCGTTTCGCCCTGCAGAGGTTTGATTACCGCAGCTCTGATCCATCGGATGGTGCCAAATGA
- a CDS encoding glycyl-radical enzyme activating protein — protein sequence MSSGVIFNLQRYSLHDGPGIRTTVFLKGCPARCWWCHNPESHAATPEIACSQNRCISCDACLLACHEGLRPRNACSNCGACAEACPTGAREVIGRETTVADVLREVLKDRMFFEDSGGGVTFSGGEPLCQPAFLKELLSRCRAHGIHTAVDTAALCPTEPLIDLAPLVDLFLFDLKCADNGLHLRGTGTGNAAILANLEALGRVHQNIWIRIPVVPGFNDSVQEMEALAELAAGAAGVRQVWLLPYHGSWSAKPARLGKKAPKEAATAQAPAAETMEHFALLFKNRGLDIQIGGV from the coding sequence ATGAGCAGTGGTGTGATCTTCAACCTGCAGCGCTACTCGCTGCACGACGGGCCCGGTATCCGGACCACGGTCTTCCTCAAAGGGTGTCCCGCCCGCTGCTGGTGGTGCCATAACCCGGAGAGCCACGCCGCCACGCCCGAAATCGCCTGTTCCCAGAACCGCTGCATCTCCTGCGACGCCTGCCTGCTTGCGTGCCACGAGGGGCTCAGACCGCGTAACGCCTGCAGCAACTGCGGGGCCTGCGCCGAGGCCTGCCCGACCGGTGCCCGCGAGGTTATCGGCAGGGAAACGACGGTTGCCGACGTGCTGCGAGAGGTCCTTAAGGACCGCATGTTCTTCGAAGACTCAGGCGGCGGCGTCACCTTCTCCGGAGGTGAGCCCCTCTGCCAGCCCGCCTTTTTAAAGGAACTCCTCTCCAGATGCCGCGCCCACGGCATCCATACCGCCGTGGACACCGCAGCGCTCTGCCCGACCGAACCTCTCATCGATCTTGCCCCGCTCGTGGATCTCTTCCTCTTCGATCTGAAATGCGCCGACAATGGCCTGCATCTGCGGGGGACCGGTACCGGCAACGCCGCCATCCTGGCTAACCTGGAGGCGCTTGGACGGGTGCATCAAAACATCTGGATCAGGATCCCGGTGGTGCCCGGTTTCAACGACAGCGTTCAGGAGATGGAGGCGTTGGCGGAGCTTGCGGCAGGGGCGGCGGGGGTACGCCAGGTCTGGCTCCTCCCATATCACGGCAGCTGGTCGGCGAAACCGGCGCGACTTGGTAAAAAGGCACCGAAAGAGGCTGCGACGGCGCAGGCGCCCGCCGCGGAAACGATGGAGCATTTCGCCCTGCTCTTTAAAAACAGGGGCCTGGATATACAGATAGGAGGGGTATAG
- the hypD gene encoding trans-4-hydroxy-L-proline dehydratase — protein sequence MTGRTERLREESLAAEPAISAERALLITEFYRENEGRWSVPVMRAKSFYHLCEKKTIYIGEGELVVGERGAAPKLVSTYPELTCHSLEDLRILDSREKTWYRVDDACLKIYQETVIPYWEGRSLREKIFAALPKEWHEAYRHGIFTEFMEQRAPGHTVLDDKIYRKGLLDFKKEIAQAIDALDFAADPDAWARREQLVAMDISCDAVILFAERHAKLAETMAAATSDTARKQELLRIAANCRWVPAHAPTDYWEALQSYWFCHLAVITELNGWDAFSPGHLDQHLNPFYRQGLESGALSEASARELMECFFVKFNNHPSPPKVGVTAAESGTYTDFANINLGGLLPDGSDGSNEVSHLILDVIDEMHLLQPSSNVQLSRKSPDAFLKHTLKVVRNGYGFPSIFNADAVVEEQLRQGKTLVDARAGGCSGCVEVGAFGKEAYILTGYFNLVKMLELALHDGVDPMTGRQLGPQTGRAESFESFEVLFEAFRAQLSHFIDIKIRGNRLIEMIYASAMPAPFLSVLTDDCISRGVDYNAGGARYNNSFIQGVGIGSITDALSAIKEQVFERKALPLAELVVELDADFAGQEPLRQRLWNKTRKYGNDDDYADDLMRLVFDAFFDVVDGRPNTKNGVYRIEMLPTTCHVYFGSVVGATPDGRRRGAPLSEGISPVQGADRNGPTAVIRSAGKMDHIRSGGTLLNLKFSPTLLFDANGLDGVAALVRSYFRMDGHHVQFNVVHVETLKRAQANPSEHRDLIVRVAGYSDYFCDLSSELQNEIIARTEHASF from the coding sequence ATGACCGGAAGAACCGAACGTTTGCGTGAGGAAAGTCTCGCCGCCGAGCCGGCCATTTCCGCCGAGCGCGCGCTGCTCATCACCGAGTTTTACCGCGAGAACGAGGGGCGCTGGTCCGTCCCGGTCATGCGCGCGAAGTCCTTCTATCACCTCTGCGAGAAGAAGACGATCTACATAGGAGAGGGCGAGCTGGTGGTCGGGGAGAGGGGGGCGGCGCCGAAGCTCGTCTCGACCTATCCGGAGCTCACCTGCCACTCGCTTGAAGATTTGCGCATCCTCGATTCCCGGGAGAAGACCTGGTACCGGGTCGACGACGCGTGCCTGAAGATCTACCAGGAGACCGTGATCCCCTACTGGGAAGGGAGGTCGCTGCGCGAGAAGATCTTCGCCGCACTCCCCAAGGAGTGGCACGAGGCGTACCGCCACGGCATCTTCACCGAATTCATGGAGCAGCGCGCCCCGGGGCACACGGTGCTCGACGACAAGATCTACCGCAAGGGGCTCCTCGATTTCAAGAAGGAGATCGCGCAGGCGATCGACGCCCTCGACTTCGCCGCCGACCCCGATGCCTGGGCGCGACGCGAGCAGCTAGTAGCGATGGATATCTCGTGCGACGCGGTCATCCTCTTCGCGGAGCGCCACGCGAAGCTCGCCGAGACCATGGCCGCGGCAACCAGCGACACCGCGCGCAAACAGGAGCTTTTGAGGATCGCGGCCAACTGCCGCTGGGTCCCCGCGCACGCGCCGACCGACTACTGGGAGGCGCTGCAGTCCTACTGGTTCTGCCACCTGGCCGTCATCACCGAGTTGAACGGGTGGGACGCCTTCAGCCCGGGGCACCTGGACCAGCACCTGAATCCCTTCTACCGGCAAGGGCTCGAAAGCGGGGCGCTCTCCGAAGCGAGCGCGCGCGAGCTCATGGAGTGCTTCTTCGTCAAGTTCAACAACCACCCGTCCCCCCCGAAGGTGGGCGTGACCGCCGCGGAAAGCGGCACCTATACCGATTTCGCCAACATCAACCTGGGTGGGCTTCTTCCCGACGGCTCCGACGGCTCCAACGAGGTCTCCCATCTCATCCTCGACGTGATCGACGAGATGCACCTTTTGCAGCCTTCGAGCAACGTGCAGCTCTCGCGCAAGTCCCCGGACGCCTTCTTGAAGCACACCCTGAAGGTGGTGCGTAACGGCTACGGATTCCCCTCCATCTTCAACGCCGACGCCGTGGTCGAGGAACAGCTGCGCCAGGGAAAGACCCTCGTCGACGCCCGCGCCGGCGGCTGCAGCGGCTGCGTCGAGGTGGGGGCCTTCGGCAAGGAGGCCTACATCCTCACCGGTTATTTCAACCTCGTGAAGATGCTGGAGCTTGCCCTGCACGACGGCGTCGATCCGATGACCGGCAGGCAGCTTGGCCCGCAAACGGGGAGGGCGGAGAGCTTCGAAAGCTTCGAGGTGCTCTTCGAGGCGTTTCGCGCCCAGCTCTCCCACTTCATCGACATAAAGATCCGGGGCAACCGGCTCATCGAGATGATCTACGCCTCCGCCATGCCCGCACCGTTCCTCTCCGTCCTCACCGACGACTGCATCAGTCGCGGCGTCGACTACAACGCGGGGGGCGCACGCTACAACAACAGCTTCATCCAGGGGGTCGGGATCGGCAGCATCACCGACGCGCTCTCCGCGATAAAGGAGCAGGTATTCGAGCGGAAGGCGCTCCCCCTTGCCGAACTCGTGGTAGAGCTCGACGCTGACTTCGCCGGACAGGAGCCTTTGCGCCAGCGGCTTTGGAACAAGACCCGCAAGTACGGCAACGACGACGACTACGCCGACGACCTCATGCGTCTTGTCTTCGACGCCTTCTTCGACGTGGTGGACGGCAGGCCCAACACTAAAAACGGCGTCTACAGGATCGAGATGCTCCCGACCACCTGCCATGTCTATTTCGGCTCGGTGGTCGGTGCCACCCCGGACGGGCGCAGGCGCGGCGCACCGCTCTCCGAAGGGATTTCGCCGGTGCAGGGGGCGGACCGCAACGGCCCGACCGCGGTGATCCGTTCCGCCGGCAAGATGGACCACATCAGAAGCGGAGGTACGCTCCTGAACCTCAAGTTCTCGCCGACGCTTCTTTTCGACGCGAACGGCCTCGACGGCGTCGCAGCTCTCGTGCGGAGCTACTTCAGGATGGACGGCCATCACGTCCAGTTCAACGTGGTGCATGTAGAGACCCTGAAGCGCGCGCAGGCGAATCCGTCCGAGCACCGCGACCTCATCGTGCGCGTCGCGGGGTACAGCGACTATTTCTGCGATCTCTCAAGCGAACTGCAGAACGAGATCATCGCCCGAACCGAACACGCTTCGTTCTAG
- a CDS encoding SlyX family protein: MEQRLTDMEMLIMHQGHVIDQLNEVVTGHQTLIDQLTKELKIIKEHLRGMSSQTRLPSEEEPPPHY, translated from the coding sequence ATGGAACAGCGTCTGACCGACATGGAGATGCTGATCATGCATCAAGGTCACGTGATCGATCAACTGAACGAGGTAGTGACCGGGCACCAGACCCTTATCGATCAGCTCACCAAGGAACTCAAGATCATCAAGGAGCACCTGCGCGGCATGAGCTCGCAGACGAGGCTCCCCTCCGAAGAAGAGCCACCCCCGCATTACTGA